The genomic window CGCTTTTCTGTTTGTAAAGTGCCTCAGAAGCATGTTGCATTTGATTTTCACATACACTGTATATGGTAGGTCCTGTGAAATGGGCTTTAGGGCTGTTTTCATATAACACATGCTGTTAAGCAAGGTTAAGCTGGTCCAAAAGTGAGGGGTGGAACCAGGGCCCCAGCCTCAACTGGAAGCCATTGTTCATCCCTCTCTAGACCCCAAGCAAGCAGTCGGCAAGACACACAGCTtaccccctttccttctcccGCAGAAGGAAAACTTGGGTAGGTCCTCTTCACAGATGGGATAggagaaattcaaaatggacgaTCCTTTAGTGAAGAGAGCTATGTCAAGAAACAGCTCTTTGATGTCCTCTCCTTAAAGGTAAGAGAAGACCAGCTTTATTGTTAGTGTGGGTTTCACTGTGTATCAAAGCATTCAACGTTTATAGAAGCATGAGCCTTTATTTCCAGAATGAGCAGAGGGCCTTTATTTCCAGAAGTCTGCTCTGTATGGGGAaagttttcttccctccttccatttttccttccttccttcctaacttcctttttcttgctttctttgcctttctttctttctttctttctttctttctttctttctttctttctttctttctttctttctttctttcttctttctttctttctttctttctttctttctttctttctttctttcttctttccttccttcctccctttctttctatttctttcttttctttctttctttctttttctttctttctttctttctttctttctttctttcttccttccttctttccttcccccctttctttctttttttctttctttctttctttctttctttctttctttctttcttctctccttccttctttccttccttccttctttccttccttctttctctccttccatttatttatttatttatttattcatttatttgtaaaacaacaCTTAGGCAAAGCTACAGGGGATAATGGCAGAAGCCCTCGGTATGAACTGTGACCCTTTTATGAACGTTCTCTTTTTGGAGGAAGGTAGTCACTCTCTGTGCTCCCCAGCCCTGATGCTCTGGCTTCTACAACTTCTCAGCTGCATAGTATTGTGTGCCTCCCCTGAGGGCGGTGGGGTTTGGTCACCCCCCACAGTTGCTAGGTAAATACTATATCACAGTTATATAGGAAGCTTTAGGGTGCTTCTCAGTGCTGGCTTCTAattctctgtgccttttcctccatttttcccTTCTATGTTGCACCTACTTcttattccatttctcttttactCAGCTGCTGCTATAGAATCCAGATATTGTGCAAGTTTCCAGAAATGCAAAATGCATGAGAGTTCTTGGTCCCTAGCAATGTTCCCTCCATTTCTCTGGAATGGTTCCACACATGAAGTTTATTGAATCCTTCTGTTCTGGCTTTGATAAAACCACTTTAGAAAGGAGATACTCTAGTAGCTATAGCAATATAATGATTAACTGTTAAAGGCATagctaaataaaaacaaacaatcagACATCTACCTAGCTCATTgattggggtggagggagaaggtaTTTACCTTTGTCACAAGTTTCAGGAATCACATTAACTCTTTgggaaatgaaataaagcaaattataagCTATGCTGCTGGAGGTTGACTTGTTTGCTGCTGGGATAACAAAGCAAAAGCTCTTTCCTGCATAGACATCAATATTTAGGCTTGACGTGTTATCTTTTGTTGCTGTTGGATATACTGATTCCAGGTGCTTATATCATCCAAATGAATGCTTAGAGTCTTTTCAGTACAAAATCACAGCATTCAGTGAGAGTTCTACTGTGTCTGGATATCACTCAGGAAGAGAAGTGAAAATGGAGATGGAAATAGAGTTAATCCCACAGAATGGTGGGCAACAGTGGCTTAGCTAGCCACTAGAGTTAATGTAAGAAATGGGGGTGTGTGGAGCAGGAAGAGATGGTGCAATGTTTCATTTCATGTCAATAATCTTCACTTACTCAGAACGATTCCAAGCCTAATGTTGAGATTTGACTTCAAGTGTTTAGAACACTGGTCAACAGAAAAGCCAAAATCTTGTAGTGGATCTGCCAAGAAGAACACAACAGATTAGGTGTGAGTACATTGTATACTCTGCAAACTCACATTAAGAATTCACAcgaatgatatttttttttctcctatgtgaATCACTAAAATGGATTCAACACCATGTTgcccagcacttttttttttttgcataaattcACAATGTCTTCAATAATCCCTCCAAGTCTCTCCAAAGCCAATATTGGTCAACGCGATGTTCACCAATGGAAGGCTGTCAATCTGAAATGAGCACGGTGTCTTGATGGGTGGGTGACAATCCGACTTGACATTTTTATCGTTACTTGAATTCTTTTAGTTCCTGAACCTTTGGCCTTAAAATTGCTTATTGGTTATTCTAAACATTTCACAAagcattattataattaaaacagAGGGAAATCTATACAAATTTTCAAAGTTAAGACCTGCCTTTGTAATTTCATGCCATCTCACATCAttcaatgtaatatttttttcccaaatattccattatatgtgagGTATTGTGCTAGATATGATAGGGACTGCAAAGATAATATCTTTGCACTTCTGCTCATCAGAAATCTCCAGAAGTTCATTTATGCCTCAGAATAAAGTCAGGAAATGTCCTACTGGCCCCACCTTCCATACTCCATATCGTTAGTTCATCCTCCATGTTTTGAGATCAGGTAATCACCCAGCAAATTCCTGCCAAGTTACCTGCTAAGGTGCTTTCTCTAACATGTAATGGTCTCACCCTTTTGGCTGTTGTCTAATACTGAGGACTTGCTCATTCCCATCTTTTTTGTGAGCGTTTCCCTGACtatcccccaaatattttttggCTTCTCCAAATTCTTAAAACAGTTGtctgaaatattatttcaaaatgtaccAACACATATTACTTTGTAATCTGCTCTTGGATTCATCCTACAACACTCAATCTAAACTTGGAAGCTCCTGAAAGAAAGgagctgggtttttgttttggtttggtttctatgtcctttctttttgtttcccacTGGGCCCGAGAGAGAGAACTGATTTTAACTGAGAGTCTAAGTTGTAATGGTCAACGGGTTGTGCACTTTATAAGAGTTTTCTGTTTCATCCTCCCGACTCCCTAGTGTGTAGAGCAGAGCCCTGCAGTCGGCTGCATGGAAAACACCCTGTACCTATAGGGAACAAATGGATTGAATGGGCCATGAGTTAAGCTGTTCTTCCTCAGCTCCAGATCCAGTCTTCCAAACTGTGCTGTGTAAACCAGGGCTCTCTGCAATTATGCTTTTCCTTTGCCACCCACCAGCAGAAGTGCCAGAGGAAGACTGAGGCTGAGTGAGGGAAGGAATCTGCTCCTTCTTGCATACTTGTTAGTTCCTAAGAGTGTCACCTGGAAATGGCCTGTCACCCTGGCAGTGGCAATAGGTTCCAGTGTCCAGCTCTCTTCTACACCTTCCCAGAATGAGCTGAGGCTCATCTCTGTGGGCTCCTAAGCTTCTGCTACAATAGTTTCTGCTGCAGAAactgtctccctttccccagcAATCTGTGCCTCAGCTTCACAGCGTCCTTCTTTGAAGCTTCCAGGTTCTGGTAACTCCAACTTCTGCCCCCTGCTCTCCCAACCCTCCTGGTGGTTGCTGCTTCCTCGCTGTCCCAGTGAAAATTACTGACATGATCTGTATTTTCCTGATAGGACTTAGACCAATTGAATAAACAACAATCTTGAGAGAGAACTATGattttcctcatttcacagatgggaaaatatAGACTCAGAGAGGTTCTATGAACTTATCCAGGTCCCACTCTATCATGTGGGTAGAGTCAAGATTCAAGCCCAGacttaacaacaaacaaaaaattacagcCCAGTATTGTGCAGAAGTATTCATGAAGTAGAGCCTCAAAGATGTATGTTAATGATTTAATTTGTAAGATGGCCTGGAATATTTTGTGCGCAGGCATATGGCATGTGATAATTCTGTTTCATAACTGGTTTTAATTTCAGCTTAGCTATGAGCTCACATTTGTCAATGATGGTGTTCCAGACAGTTTTATCATCCACACTGCTGACCTGGAAGATATGTGATTGTCTGTGGTATCTGCTGTGGATGGAAATGATCACTAGGCTATTTTGCCTTGCAAATCTAATCTAAGGTGCACTTCTGTTTGATCAAACCCTCTTTGATCTGGCCACTCATTTTCCTGAGGAAAGGCCATTCTGTCTTGCTCATTTTACTCCTTCATAAGCACCTTTGTGTGGTCCTGGGATTCTTTCAGCTTGGGGAATGGGAGAAGGAGGTATGGAGACAATCGTCCCTGCTCAGTATTTGGCACTCAGTATTGACAAAAAGAGGCCAATGAACAGACATTTAGGAAAGTGCACCTGAATGTTTActgatgttttaaaagtttagatagaaaaaataaacaaagggcaggagaaggaaataaaacatcttGATACTGGAAAAATATTGttagaaaaataatcttaaaaaattgtatttctttggggggtgaggggcagagagagagagagagagagagaggcccaagCAGATTCAGCACTGtaaccacagagcctgatgccaggctcaaacccacgaactgtgagatcatgacctgagtcaaaaccaagatcacgacgcttaaccaactaaggcacccaggcaccctcgcTTTAAGCTTTACACTTCCTTCTGGTGCCAGTTTCTCAGATGCCCTAGGGGCCAGGGCCATGGGGatccatcccacgaactgtgagatcgtgatctaagctgaaatcaagaggtgaacAACTTCACTGACTTAGCTATCTAGACATGCCCAGGAGAATAATCTTAATAGGGAACAAAGTCACAAAGAAAGCAGTAGATTGCTTCTCTCTGAGGGTGGatacacaaaaacattaaaatagattgcttcaggggcacctggatggctcagttggttaagcttttgactctttcagctcaggtcatgctctcctggtttatgagttcaagacctACATCCGGCTATGtgctaatggtgcagagcctgcttgggattctctctccttcactctctgccccttcagctctctctctctctttcaaaataaataaacttaaaaaaaaagacagattgcTTCAAAATCTCTTAGGGGTTTGGTGATCTTTCCtagctgttatttttattctatatttgtgatcgaattttatatttgagagtgaACATGCAGTTTGTAGTTGTCTTGGGAAAAGTGACATCAATTCCTCCTGTCCCCCAGTCTCATCCTCAGAGGCTAGCCTTCCCTCTGCAGATTTGTGTTTTCACTCAGGCTCTTTATTgccttgtattttctttataccTTTGCCATCCCTCTACTAGATGCTGTAAGGCAGGCTTCCAGCCTCAGGGTATAGCACAATGCTTTAAGATTATGCTAAGTTCCAAGTGATTGTTTGATGAATTGAATGATAAATGTTGTATATAGTAAACTTGTAGAGAACTCTAAGACAggttttctcaaccttggcactactgACTTTTTGGGTCAGATAACCCTTTTTTGTGGGAGTTGTCccgtgcattgtaggatgttagCCACATCTTTGGCCTTGACCCCCCAGATACCAGCAGCACCCCCTACCCCTAAATCCAATTGTGACATCCAAggatgtctccagacattgccaaaatGTGTCCTGGAGGACAAATCCGCCTGTGGTGGAGAACCTCTATTTTCAAGAACTTCTTTGTCGCTTACCAGGCAAGTGGCTTGGAATCGCCTACCAAAATAAAAGATGGCGGATTGCATTTTTTAAGTAGTTCTTCTTATGTAATTTGAAAactgctgggggcagggtggtggtggtgagaggAGAGAGTCCCTTGGACACTTGCCTCAAgtaatttttaatacatataaattgGATTATCTGAACTTGGATCTtctgaaagaatgaaattggaaagTTAATGAGAGTTGGTGTTCCCGGGCTATGAGGGCAGAGATAAATGTTTCCTCTAGACACTTCATTGTAGAATGGCAAATGAGCTGAGAAAAAGCCAAAGCTTCATCGTGAAATATacaatcttttcattttgaatattttttttccttagcctCTGTGTTATAACCCCCTTCTGTCTGTTCTGTTGACATCTATGGGTTCTGCCCAAGTTTCAGGGAGTGAGCCGGGGATGCCCCGAACTGCCTCTGCTGTCCCTGGCCTCTGGGACACATGTGCATATGGAAGGCAGGCTCCTCTAAACAGCTGaaagcaaatggtgctgggggtgAGGAAGAGGCTTCGGGAAAGCAGCTGGCTGCATCTGCCTTGCATATTAAGGGCAGTGGTCCTGGAGCTGTTTTCCTGCTCATCCATAGAGTAGAATAGAATTAGATAAACAGGTGGGACTAAGTGTGAGCAGGGTCTTAACAAATCTCAGCTCCAGAACAATTTTTGTGCCTTAATCTCTGTTGGTGGCCTGCGTTCGCCTGGTCTTGGCCAGAATTGGATGGTCCAGGAGAGGACAAGCTCTCCTTGGTAGTTTCTCGTCAGTGCCAAGCCTCAGCTAGAATCAGGATAGAACACTAAACCCAACAGCACAGGCTCTGGAAATGTAGTTCCTTACTGGAGGGTGGTGGGGATGCAAGCTTGATGGGTCTGGGGGCGGGTAGTGCCCTCTGCTGGGTTCCTTGCTGCTTTGTTCTCAGGCATCAGTTGCTGAGTCCTGGAGTCCATGGGTGTCACCTGGCAGGCAGCAGCCGTATTGCTGGGTGCtttgagggttaccagaggggccAAATCTCAtgctactattttttaaatatctcataGCTCTGCTTGAGGgttactttttactttatattttgaataattatatTCTCACAAGATGTTGCAAAAAGATACTGAGAAGTTTCACTCACCCTTCATTCTGCTTTCCCCCATCACAACATCTTACATATAATAGAGTACAACATCAGAACCAGGACTCTGACACTGGTACCATGAACAGAGTTTATTCAGACTGTACCAGTTTTATACACATTtatgtgcgtgtgtttgtgtgtgtgtgtgtgtgtgtgtgtgcatgtgtgtgtgtgtatgcacacatgcacatggaTGCCTTTACATTTTGATTGCTTAGGTTTTACAAACTGTTGCAAAATGGGTGAAgcactggggcgtctgggtggctcagtcggctgagcatcaaacttgggctcaggtcatgatcttgtggtttgtgagttcaagccccatgtcaggctctgggctgacagctcagagaggctggagcctgcttcagattctgtgtctgtctctctgtcccttccccactactgctctctctcaaaaagaatgaataaacatttttaaaaaactgggtgAAGCACTGGCTCTTCTGCTCTTATGGCAGTGCCAGCTCAAGCCTCACCTCCACTGGCCTTCCCATGTCTCTGCCAAGTCGATCTCTAGGCTTATCCATGTTCTTCCTGCTGCACGAaggtaatctctctctctgtctctctctgtctctctctgtctctctcttccttgtgTGACTATGAGTGGATGTGGGCTAAcaagtctgaaatctgcaggGCAGGACAGCAGGCTAGAAACTCAGGTTGCATTTCTGTGGTGGCAGGCTTGCAACTGAATTGCTGCTTCTTCTGGAaacttcagaattttctcttaagGCCATCAAAGGATTGGATGAGTCTCACCCACATTAGTGAGGATAACCAGCGTTACTCAAAGCTTATTGAttataaatgttaatcacatccaTAAATACCTTCAAGggagcatcttttattttttaagtttatttttttatttagagagagagcacttgcacacacacatgaacaaacagaggaggggcagagggagagggagagagaatcccaagcaggctccatgctcagtgcagagcctgatgtggggctcgatctcacaaccatgagatcacggcctgagccgatatcaagattcggatgcttaaccgactgagccacccaggtgccccgatcttCACTGCAACACCTTGCAAACAAATGGGCACCAGAGCCTAGCCAAGTGGATGCATAGAATTCATCATTATGGGGGGCCTTTTGTGTTGTATTGCTGGAACCCTCAATAGCCCTTCAAATTGTGCCTTCACAATCCTTCTTGTTCTTATACGGTCCAAAGTAACTTGGGATTCAAATATCTCTGACTGGCTCCATATGTTTCTGGGGTGGATATATTGAACTCCCTACCagtggcaggcactgtgcttaATGCTTGGGATATAGAGATTCAAAGAAGCCATCTTAGTTTTCAGGAGTATATGAGTAGGGATGTCCTGGCCCATGGAAGCCCAAAGAGTGAGCCAGTAACTATGTTTGGGGAGCCATTGATGATTGTAGAAGGAGAGGGTGACATGATATGATCCGTGCTTTCTTTACCTGCAATGGTTTCTCTCCCTTCTATCCAAACCCTGACCTCTTTGGGAAATATATTACCTCATTCCaccagcttctttctttttattcctatgAATTTATGATCTATGCTGATTATTTAGCATGTAACATGGGCTACATTGCATAGTTACTCAATGCTTTATATGATAATGTCTTGCTTCCTCAACCAATGTCAGATCTTCGAGGGCAGGACCTTTCTATTGTATATTATTGTATCATATTCGCCTCCCTTGTATTTTGATTACTCCTCCCCTTCCCGTCACCTCCAATGGCAGGTGCTAACTCAGTTTTTGCTGATAAATCAGTCTTACTTTTATTCTCTGGTTTCCGAAAGCATGTTTCCCTCTATCTGCAGTGTAAAAATCAATTTGGCTAATTTCCAGTAAATGTCTTGTGAGAAGTTTAGACCCCACATAGGAAAACTTTGATTGCCTCc from Neofelis nebulosa isolate mNeoNeb1 chromosome 6, mNeoNeb1.pri, whole genome shotgun sequence includes these protein-coding regions:
- the LY86 gene encoding lymphocyte antigen 86 isoform X3, with protein sequence MEGVTVVLLLIWTLISPSSNGKAWPPHTVCRDGNLEVFYQSCDPLQDFGFSVDQCSKHLKSNLNIRLGIVLREDIKELFLDIALFTKGSSILNFSYPICEEDLPKFSFCGRRKGAPGTVPGLYWADAL